A single Montipora foliosa isolate CH-2021 chromosome 7, ASM3666993v2, whole genome shotgun sequence DNA region contains:
- the LOC138011382 gene encoding uncharacterized protein isoform X1 encodes MYYCKSLKFIRKYELGWRSTVSVDKAANRIPVFSFEEHESLTWIKIDGLKISVTARKRNRLKLKHENKLQKEFFERKRQQKTNAKTVIPKRIDKRRERGRGSQDLFSLEVIMSAHQNTQRRGEGRISMSPRKEVKDTCKKTGKQGLSAKGPHQHIIPELSPVRQTSQLQPPLEQKSRENRCSEPDEREYFFSSVYPEGKFYPPLGEGNQLVENCYIDQKHHIF; translated from the exons ATGTATTATTGCAAATCACTCAAGTTTATACGCAAATATGAATTGGGTTGGAGGAGCACGGTAAGCGTAGATAAAGCCGCTAATCGTATTCCGGTTTTCTCATTTGAAGAACATGAGTCCTTAACATGGATAAAGATTGATGGACTTAAAATATCAGTCACGGCACGTAAACG GAATCGGCTGAAGCTTAAGCATGAGAACAAACTGCAAAAG gaattttttgaaagaaagcggCAACAAAAAACCAATGCAAAAACAGTCATCCCGAAAAGAATTGACAAAAGGAGGGAAAGAGGGAGAGGAAGCCAAGATCTTTTCTCCTTGGAAGTTATTATGTCAGCACACCAGAATACTCAAAGGAGAG GTGAAGGAAGGATCTCTATGAGTCCTCGGAAAGAGGTTAAAGACACTTGCAAAAAAACTGGTAAACAAGGATTGTCTGCCAAAGGCCCTCACCAGCATATCATTCCCGAACTCTCTCCAGTCAGACAAACATCACAACTTCAACCACCATTGGAACAG AAGAGTCGGGAGAATCGCTGTTCTGAGCCAGATGAAAGGGAGTATTTCTTCAGCAGTGTGTACCCGGAAGGAAAATTCTATCCGCCATTAGGAGAGGGAAACCAACTCGTGGAAAACTGCTACATTGATCAGAAACATCACATCTTTTAA
- the LOC138011385 gene encoding protein bicaudal D homolog 2-like, producing MTEDNMADHRPGCIARCKRPKETWEGGTFHSFFRISIQNSKWRQSSCCILNACLEAKMNTIDQFKSEVERLSNELQQACLEKVQAAEYGLAVLEEKQRLQEQYDELETTLDANKQELDCLKEVHEQLKLEQEKRSRFGDDREESLVKESESREATFLRKITDLESDLRQTRKAEREALIENERLCNQATSYVKEIEQFAHSKKVLRDEIRELKYRESKLIQEFNDLEEENINLQKQYSTLRSSLVEFESLKVENKSLTDEMEAVQLQLQVACDKRDQGQKQLNEALESLKEQRDRNSILQKELQESRQQQSSTLNNWHEESRFVSLESPETAKPPELIEHPLIESIIEEYKPVPGLVEDLMKELQLSEVKEMAHKLDQLSTEKNELTNALAKREKDVLKLKEEFDAMQTLTEAKILCETLDDSDDAAEEREAINVHLNNQLKELEEMKKLLKGYQTKDNKSQAIIKDLQSQIDSLRTKLAGLQTKADESSFLTKRVKELEEELLNMKNKGIESEELIRNLQEDVKSMSDLAGNAQGSLNCTQDELKYVSEDLQRLYKHVCSANGDHPTNSFTKRGSLEKSNIAESGETNAVNPGSKESTAEVRQSPMGSENPNETLERGDPYSCYRLISSVRDQVKFLKQAVEKTVEISRERALEFRVVMSDDETSGGEDAEAQKQQIVKLQSLLKTKREQITTLRTVLKANKSTYEVALANLKSRYENDKAVQSETVAQLKRSLKALKAEVSTFASLRSMYAARCEEYLVQVDELQRKFAASEEEKKTINHLLKQAIHQKIDLTQRLEEFEIARERLRAYTRKGSKSVRAKPVTRV from the exons ATGACTGAAGACAACATGGCAGATCATAGACCAGGCTGCATTGCGCGCTGTAAAAGACCGAAAGAGACCTGGGAAGGCGGtacatttcattcattttttcgCATCTctattcaaaattcaaaatggagACAAAGTAGTTGTTGTATTTTAAACGCTTGTCTTGAAGCTAAAATGAACACGATCGATCAGTTCAAAAGCGAAGTAGAACGGTTGAGTAATGAGCTGCAACAAGCCTGTTTAGAAAAAGTACAGGCGGCTGAGTATGGCCTCGCAGTACTGGAAGAAAAACAGAGACTACAAGAACAATACGATGAACTTGAAACCACTCTGGATGCAAACAAGCAAGAATTGGATTGTCTAAAAGAG GTTCATGAGCAGCTAAAACTTGAACAAGAGAAAAGGAGCCGCTTTGGTGATGATCGAGAGGAAAGTTTGGTCAAGGAAAGTGAATCCAGAGAAGCAACCTTTCTTCGGAAAATAACCGATTTGGAAAGCGACCTACGACAAACCAGAAAAGCTGAAAGAGAGGCCTTGATTGAAAATGAACGCCTTTGCAACCAGGCAACTAGCTATGTAAAAGAAATTGAACAGTTTGCTCACAGTAAGAAAGTGCTTAGAGATGAAATTAGGGAACTAAAATACCGTGAATCAAAGCTTATACAAGAATTCAATGATTTGGAAGAAGAAAATATTAATCTTCAGAAGCAGTATTCCACACTTAGATCTTCTCTTGTGGAATTTGAATCTttgaaagttgaaaacaaaagtttaacaGATGAAATGGAGGCTGTGCAACTCCAGCTTCAAGTTGCTTGTGACAAACGAGATCAGGGCCAGAAACAGCTCAATGAAGCTCTGGAGTCATTAAAGGAACAAAGAGATCGCAATAGTATTCTTCAGAAAGAACTGCAAGAGAGTCGGCAGCAGCAATCATCAACCCTAAATAACTGGCATGAAGAGAGCCGCTTTGTTTCACTTGAAAGTCCAGAGACAGCAAAGCCTCCAGAGTTGATTGAGCATCCTCTTATTGAGAGTATCATTGAAGAATATAAACCAGTCCCTGGACTTGTTGAAGACTTAATGAAAGAGCTTCAGCTATCTGAGGTGAAAGAAATGGCTCATAAACTTGATCAGTTGAGTACTGAGAAAAATGAACTTACTAATGCACTTGCCAAGCGAGAAAAGGATGTGTTAAAACTGAAGGAGGAATTTGATGCAATGCAAACGCTGACTGAAGCAAAGATCTTATGTGAAACTCTTGATGATAGTGATGATGCAGCTGAAGAAAGGGAAGCCATTAACGTTCACTTGAACAATCAGTTGAAGGAGTTAGAGGAAATGAAGAAGTTATTGAAAGGTTATCAGACAAAAGACAACAAATCTCAAGCTATAATCAAAGACTTACAAAGTCAGATAGATAGTTTGAGAACAAAACTGGCAGGTTTACAGACAAAAGCTGATGAGAGTTCATTCTTGACAAAAAGGGTCAAGGAACTTGAAGAGGAATTACTGAATATGAAGAACAAAGGGATTGAATCGGAAGAACTTATCAGAAATCTCCAAGAAGATGTGAAATCCATGAGCGATTTGGCTGGCAATGCTCAAGGAAGCCTCAACTGTACTCAAGATGAACTGAAATATGTCAGTGAAGATCTGCAAAGACTTTATAAGCATGTCTGCTCTGCTAATGGTGATCATCCCACCAACTCCTTCACAAAGAGAGGAAGTTTAGAAAAGTCCAATATTGCAGAAAGTGGTGAAACCAATGCTGTTAATCCTGGCAGCAAAGAGAGTACTGCAGAAGTTCGTCAGTCTCCTATGGGAAGTGAGAATCCAAATGAAACTTTGGAAAGAGGTGATCCATATTCCTGTTACAGGTTAATTAGTTCTGTGCGTGATCAAGTCAAGTTTTTGAAACAGGCTGTTGAGAAGACAGTGGAGATATCCCGAGAGCGAGCGCTGGAGTTTAGAGTAGTCATGAGTGATGATGAAACCAGTGGTGGTGAAGATGCTGAAGCTCAGAAGCAACAGATTGTAAAGCTACAAAGTCTACTCAAAACTAAACGAGAACAGATTACTACTCTTCGTACTGTGCTGAAGGCTAACAAGTCTACTTATGAAGTAGCTTTGGCAAATCTTAAAAGTCGTTATGAGAATGACAAGGCCGTGCAGTCGGAAACTGTGGCTCAGCTGAAGAGAAGCTTGAAAGCTTTGAAGGCTGAGGTGTCCACCTTTGCATCACTGAGATCAATGTATGCAGCAAGATGCGAAGAGTATTTGGTGCAAGTAGATGAGCTTCAGCGCAAGTTTGCAGCATCGGAAGAGGAGAAGAAAACCATTAATCACCTTCTTAAACAAGCCATTCATCAGAAAATTGATCTGACGCAAAGACTAGAAGAATTCGAAATTGCACGAGAAAGGCTCCGTGCTTACACAAGGAAGGGTTCAAAATCTGTCAGAGCCAAACCTGTGACTCGAGTATGA
- the LOC138011382 gene encoding uncharacterized protein isoform X5 translates to MNRLKLKHENKLQKEFFERKRQQKTNAKTVIPKRIDKRRERGRGSQDLFSLEVIMSAHQNTQRRGEGRISMSPRKEVKDTCKKTGKQGLSAKGPHQHIIPELSPVRQTSQLQPPLEQKSRENRCSEPDEREYFFSSVYPEGKFYPPLGEGNQLVENCYIDQKHHIF, encoded by the exons at GAATCGGCTGAAGCTTAAGCATGAGAACAAACTGCAAAAG gaattttttgaaagaaagcggCAACAAAAAACCAATGCAAAAACAGTCATCCCGAAAAGAATTGACAAAAGGAGGGAAAGAGGGAGAGGAAGCCAAGATCTTTTCTCCTTGGAAGTTATTATGTCAGCACACCAGAATACTCAAAGGAGAG GTGAAGGAAGGATCTCTATGAGTCCTCGGAAAGAGGTTAAAGACACTTGCAAAAAAACTGGTAAACAAGGATTGTCTGCCAAAGGCCCTCACCAGCATATCATTCCCGAACTCTCTCCAGTCAGACAAACATCACAACTTCAACCACCATTGGAACAG AAGAGTCGGGAGAATCGCTGTTCTGAGCCAGATGAAAGGGAGTATTTCTTCAGCAGTGTGTACCCGGAAGGAAAATTCTATCCGCCATTAGGAGAGGGAAACCAACTCGTGGAAAACTGCTACATTGATCAGAAACATCACATCTTTTAA
- the LOC138011382 gene encoding uncharacterized protein isoform X2 — protein MYYCKSLKFIRKYELGWRSTVSVDKAANRIPVFSFEEHESLTWIKIDGLKISVTARKRNRLKLKHENKLQKEFFERKRQQKTNAKTVIPKRIDKRRERGRGSQDLFSLEVIMSAHQNTQRRGEGRISMSPRKEVKDTCKKTGKQGLSAKGPHQHIIPELSPVRQTSQLQPPLEQSRENRCSEPDEREYFFSSVYPEGKFYPPLGEGNQLVENCYIDQKHHIF, from the exons ATGTATTATTGCAAATCACTCAAGTTTATACGCAAATATGAATTGGGTTGGAGGAGCACGGTAAGCGTAGATAAAGCCGCTAATCGTATTCCGGTTTTCTCATTTGAAGAACATGAGTCCTTAACATGGATAAAGATTGATGGACTTAAAATATCAGTCACGGCACGTAAACG GAATCGGCTGAAGCTTAAGCATGAGAACAAACTGCAAAAG gaattttttgaaagaaagcggCAACAAAAAACCAATGCAAAAACAGTCATCCCGAAAAGAATTGACAAAAGGAGGGAAAGAGGGAGAGGAAGCCAAGATCTTTTCTCCTTGGAAGTTATTATGTCAGCACACCAGAATACTCAAAGGAGAG GTGAAGGAAGGATCTCTATGAGTCCTCGGAAAGAGGTTAAAGACACTTGCAAAAAAACTGGTAAACAAGGATTGTCTGCCAAAGGCCCTCACCAGCATATCATTCCCGAACTCTCTCCAGTCAGACAAACATCACAACTTCAACCACCATTGGAACAG AGTCGGGAGAATCGCTGTTCTGAGCCAGATGAAAGGGAGTATTTCTTCAGCAGTGTGTACCCGGAAGGAAAATTCTATCCGCCATTAGGAGAGGGAAACCAACTCGTGGAAAACTGCTACATTGATCAGAAACATCACATCTTTTAA
- the LOC138011382 gene encoding uncharacterized protein isoform X4, translating into MNRLKLKHENKLQKEFFERKRQQKTNAKTVIPKRIDKRRERGRGSQDLFSLEVIMSAHQNTQRRGEGRISMSPRKEVKDTCKKTGKQGLSAKGPHQHIIPELSPVRQTSQLQPPLEQKSRENRCSEPDEREYFFSSVYPEGKFYPPLGEGNQLVENCYIDQKHHIF; encoded by the exons AT GAATCGGCTGAAGCTTAAGCATGAGAACAAACTGCAAAAG gaattttttgaaagaaagcggCAACAAAAAACCAATGCAAAAACAGTCATCCCGAAAAGAATTGACAAAAGGAGGGAAAGAGGGAGAGGAAGCCAAGATCTTTTCTCCTTGGAAGTTATTATGTCAGCACACCAGAATACTCAAAGGAGAG GTGAAGGAAGGATCTCTATGAGTCCTCGGAAAGAGGTTAAAGACACTTGCAAAAAAACTGGTAAACAAGGATTGTCTGCCAAAGGCCCTCACCAGCATATCATTCCCGAACTCTCTCCAGTCAGACAAACATCACAACTTCAACCACCATTGGAACAG AAGAGTCGGGAGAATCGCTGTTCTGAGCCAGATGAAAGGGAGTATTTCTTCAGCAGTGTGTACCCGGAAGGAAAATTCTATCCGCCATTAGGAGAGGGAAACCAACTCGTGGAAAACTGCTACATTGATCAGAAACATCACATCTTTTAA
- the LOC138011382 gene encoding uncharacterized protein isoform X3, which produces MYYCKSLKFIRKYELGWRSTVSVDKAANRIPVFSFEEHESLTWIKIDGLKISVTARKRNRLKLKHENKLQKEFFERKRQQKTNAKTVIPKRIDKRRERGRGSQDLFSLEVIMSAHQNTQRRGEGRISMSPRKEVKDTCKKTGKQGLSAKGPHQHIIPELSPVRQTSQLQPPLEQS; this is translated from the exons ATGTATTATTGCAAATCACTCAAGTTTATACGCAAATATGAATTGGGTTGGAGGAGCACGGTAAGCGTAGATAAAGCCGCTAATCGTATTCCGGTTTTCTCATTTGAAGAACATGAGTCCTTAACATGGATAAAGATTGATGGACTTAAAATATCAGTCACGGCACGTAAACG GAATCGGCTGAAGCTTAAGCATGAGAACAAACTGCAAAAG gaattttttgaaagaaagcggCAACAAAAAACCAATGCAAAAACAGTCATCCCGAAAAGAATTGACAAAAGGAGGGAAAGAGGGAGAGGAAGCCAAGATCTTTTCTCCTTGGAAGTTATTATGTCAGCACACCAGAATACTCAAAGGAGAG GTGAAGGAAGGATCTCTATGAGTCCTCGGAAAGAGGTTAAAGACACTTGCAAAAAAACTGGTAAACAAGGATTGTCTGCCAAAGGCCCTCACCAGCATATCATTCCCGAACTCTCTCCAGTCAGACAAACATCACAACTTCAACCACCATTGGAACAG AGTTGA
- the LOC138011388 gene encoding ADP-ribosylation factor-like protein 8B-A encodes MLSFFRSILDWIKSLFWREEMELTLVGLQYSGKTTFVNVIASGQFSEDMIPTVGFNMRKVTKGNVTIKVWDIGGQPRFRSMWERYCRGVNCIVYMVDAADHDKLEASRNELHGLLEKPQLAGIPVLVLGNKKDLPNALDEKELVERLNLASIQDREICCYSISCKEKENIDITLQWLIQHSKSRG; translated from the exons ATGTTGTCGTTTTTTCGGAGTATTTTAGACTGGATAAAGAGTTTATTTTGGAGGGAGGAGATGGAGCTAACATTGGTAGGCTTACAATATTCTGGGAAAACCACATTTGTCAATGTTATTGCG tcCGGTCAGTTTAGCGAAGATATGATTCCAACAGTTGGATTTAACATGAGGAAGGTCACAAAAGGAAATGTAACTATAAAG GTCTGGGATATTGGAGGTCAACCACGATTTAGGAGCATGTGGGAAAGATACTGCAGAGGTGTCAATTGCATTGT ATATATGGTGGACGCTGCTGATCATGATAAACTAGAAGCTTCAAGAAACGAGCTCCATGGACTCTTAGAGAAACCTCAGTTAGCTGGCATTCCA GTATTAGTTCTTGGAAACAAGAAGGATCTGCCAAACGCATTAGATGAAAAAGAACTAGTGGAGAGATT GAATTTGGCATCCATCCAAGACAGAGAAATTTGCTGTTATTCCATTTCTTGCAAGGAAAAGGAGAACATTG ATATCACACTCCAGTGGCTAATTCAGCATTCCAAGTCACGAGGTTGA
- the LOC138011382 gene encoding uncharacterized protein isoform X6, translating to MNWVGGARNRLKLKHENKLQKEFFERKRQQKTNAKTVIPKRIDKRRERGRGSQDLFSLEVIMSAHQNTQRRGEGRISMSPRKEVKDTCKKTGKQGLSAKGPHQHIIPELSPVRQTSQLQPPLEQKSRENRCSEPDEREYFFSSVYPEGKFYPPLGEGNQLVENCYIDQKHHIF from the exons ATGAATTGGGTTGGAGGAGCACG GAATCGGCTGAAGCTTAAGCATGAGAACAAACTGCAAAAG gaattttttgaaagaaagcggCAACAAAAAACCAATGCAAAAACAGTCATCCCGAAAAGAATTGACAAAAGGAGGGAAAGAGGGAGAGGAAGCCAAGATCTTTTCTCCTTGGAAGTTATTATGTCAGCACACCAGAATACTCAAAGGAGAG GTGAAGGAAGGATCTCTATGAGTCCTCGGAAAGAGGTTAAAGACACTTGCAAAAAAACTGGTAAACAAGGATTGTCTGCCAAAGGCCCTCACCAGCATATCATTCCCGAACTCTCTCCAGTCAGACAAACATCACAACTTCAACCACCATTGGAACAG AAGAGTCGGGAGAATCGCTGTTCTGAGCCAGATGAAAGGGAGTATTTCTTCAGCAGTGTGTACCCGGAAGGAAAATTCTATCCGCCATTAGGAGAGGGAAACCAACTCGTGGAAAACTGCTACATTGATCAGAAACATCACATCTTTTAA